One Phragmitibacter flavus genomic window, CGGCTTCAGTGGAAACGATGCCGGCGGTGTTGGCGAAGATGTCGACCTGAACGGTGCCGTTGAGGGCGATGTCGACGGTGGTGGCGGAACCGAGCAGGAGTTCGGAGGCGATGGCACCGCCGGTGGTTGTTTTGCGGGTGTTGCCGACCATCAGAAAGGTGCCTGTGCCGAGGGTGATGTCTTTGGAGTCAGCGCCGGTGATGCTGCCGGTTCCGCCGACGATGCTGGTGCCGTTGGCGGTGAAGTTGCCGAGGCCGGTGGCGGCGGTGCCGGCGCCGGGGGTGTTGCGGACGAGGAGGGTGCCGTCATCGACAATGGTGTCGCCGGTATGGGTGCTCGCGCCACGCAGGGTTTGGGTGCCGGTGCCGACTTTACGGAAGCCGAGAGCTGCTCCGGTGGCTCCATCGCCGGTGTAGGCGGCGTTGCCTGTTGAGGCGTTGCCGGCAAGCAAGGTGCCGTAGTCGCGCAGAATGCCTGCGAAATCACCGGTGGTGTTGCCGTTGCCGACGGTGAGGGTGGAGGTGGTGTTGGTGCGGTTGTTTTGAACGAAGTGGTTGGTGGCGCTGGCGCCGTTGAGGGCACCGATGTTTTGAGACGTGCCGAAGAGGTCGAGGATGGCGATGTTGGCGGCGGTGGCGAAGTTGAATTCGTTGCTGGTGTTGCCGAGCGTGCCGTTGCTGCTGACGGAGCCGTCGGACATGCGGATGATGCCGCGTTGGTGGCGGATGATTCCGGTGAAGTTGTTGCTGTTGTTGCCGATGGTGAGGACGGTGTAGCGGGGGTCGGTGCTGTTGGCGATGCCGGTGTAGTCGAAGCCGTTGGTGCCGGTGATTTGGCCGGTGATTTTGATGTCGCGGAGGTAGTTGGTGGCGTTGATGTTGTTGCGGGCGAGGGGATTGGTGGCGAGTTCGATGTTGCCGGAGAAGGACCAGGTTTGGGGGGTGAGGTCGGCATTGAGACCTTCGAACTGGATGAAGCCGCCGTTGAGACGGATATTTTTGGCGATGTTTTTGGTGCTGACGTAATTTTGCAGCGCGCCGCGGACAACAGGACCTCCAGTGGTGAGGGGGGTATTGGCGTTGATGTTGATGACGCCGCCAGCGACGTCGCCGAAGAAGTTGCCGTCGGCGTAGACGTGGCCTTGTTCGATGTTGATGTTGCGGACGTTGACGGCCTGGGTGTTGCTGGTGGCGCGCCAGCTGATGCCGGCGGCGTTGACGAAGGTGATGTCGTGATTGTTGGCGTTGATGTTGAGGATTCCCCAGCGGGCAGCTCCGGGGGTGGTGGAGAAGGTGGTGGCACCGGTCATGGTGATGTTGGTGAAGGGGTTGTCGGTGGCGCTGTAGGTGCCGGAAGAGGTGACGGCTCCGAGGTAGCCGCCGAAGACCAGGCCGGTGGTATCGACAATGCCTTTGCCGGTGACGGTGAGATTGTATCTTGAGGTGTAGGTTTGCAGGGCAGTATTGACGGTGTCGCGGCGCCAGTTGAGGTCGAGCGTAGCACCGTCCCGGACATCAATGAGATTGTTAGCTGCGCCGAAGGGGTTGGGGTTGAATCCGGTGTTGGCTTTGAGCATGCCAGCTTCGACGATAACGGTGCCTGTGAAGGTGTTGCTGGCCGACATGGATAGGGTGCCGAGGCCCTTTTTGATGAAGCCTTGATTGCCAGCGAGGGAGGTGGCGAAGGAGACGTTGTTGCCGTTGGTGTCGATGTTGTAGGCGGCTGTGTTGCTGGCCTGGGAGAATTGGGTAGAGAAGTCGGTGTTGATGCCGGTGCCGTATTGCAGGGTGCCGCCGGAGAAGATGATGCCGCTGGTGCCAAAGGCGGTGGCGGAATCGGCGCGAAGAATCCCTTCGCTGAGGCGTGTGAAGCCGGAGTAGGTGTTGGCTCCGGAGAGGGCGAGCAGGCCCGCGCCGGTTTTGTTGAGTCCACCAGTGGCGGCGCTGCCAGCAACGCCGGTGAGGCGCGCGTTGACGAGGATGCTGGAATTGGCGGCGGCGTTCCAGGTTTGGGCAACGAGGTTGTCGATGGGGGCGAGCAGGATGTCGAGGTTGGTGCCGAAGGTGAGGGCGGAACCGCTGTTGTTGCTGACGGCGTTGGCATTGCCGGTGAGGGTGAGGACGGGTCCGGCGGCAGCGACACCGATGGTGGTTTGGGTTCCGGCTCCCGTTTGCTGGATGGTGGCGGCGCTGAGGTTTTCGGTGAGGGTGAGGGTGTTGGTGCCGCCGGTTTGGAAGATGGCGTCGCTGCCAGTGGTCCAGCCGACCAGGGGAGCAGCGCTGCCATCGGAGGCGGTGTTCCAAGTCACGGTGGCGGCCGACCAGTTGGAGGAGCCCGCGTTGAGGGTTCCGTTGGCATTGACCGTGTCAAAATAAAGGGGGGCGGCGATTCCAGAAGGGGCGGCGGCAGCGGCGATGCAAAGACTTGCGCAGACTTTGAGGGCGAGGAGACGGGAACGGGAATGCTTCATGGGGCGGGCGGAACTTGGGGATTTAGGAGACGTCGTGGGAGGACGAGATTTTTCAGCTTAGAAAAATACGGTCGATAAGGAAAGTCAAAGCTGAGATTTTTTGATGGATGGTCGAGTTAAAGCAGGCGTTTGAGGATGGCGCATTGTTCGGCCTGGCGGGTCTGGATGTATTGGCGGGCTTTGTTTGCTTTGGCCTGGGCGGTGTTGGGGTCTTTGGCCATGGCAAGGATGGTGGGGACGAGGCGGGTGCGGTTTTCTTGGTTGTCGAGATCGAAGAGCCAGTCGCCGAGACCGATTTGTTCCCACATGAAACCTTTGGTGGTTTGTTCGACGAAACGGCAGACGATGGCGGGGATGCCGTTGCCGATACACATAATGGGGCTGTGCATTTCGCTGCCAAAGAGGCCGGCGCTGCGGACGTAGATGCTGAGGGCTTCGTCAGTGAGCCAGAATTTGTCGCGCCAGACAACGCGGGGTTTGAGTTCGTCGGGAAGCGGATCAAAAAGGAGCTCCTTGCCTTCCTGCATCTGGGTGGAGTCTTCGGGACAGATGAGGATTTTGTGGTCGGTTTCGCGGAGGATGGCGATGATGGCTTCGCGGAGCAGGACGTGGTCGTGCTCTTTCATTTCTTCGTTGCGACGATGTTTTTCCGGATGGAATTTGGTGCCGCGTTTGATGCGCCAGTAGGGGGCGTTGCGGAGGTTGGGAATGACGCAGAGGAACTTGCCTTCTTCGAGCTTGTTGGCTTGCAGGTAGGAGAGGGCGGTTTCGTCATTGCGGAGGTCGGTGGCGAAGGCGCCGTCGGGTCCAAATTCGATGATGGGGGATTTGACGTTCGCGTCTTTGACGACCTGGAGGGATTTGGGGTCGCGCAGGAAAACGAAGGAGGCGGTGTCGAGGAGGTCCTTGGTGTAGTCGTCGAGGCCGTTGTTGCTCATGATTTTGAGCCCGGGGTCGCCGGCGGGGGCCATGGTGATGCCGAAGATGCCGTAGGGCTTTTTGACTTCGTTTTTCCAGATGGCGACGTCGCGATGGGCGGTGAGGTAGGGGCCGGAGCCGTGGAGGAGGAAGTCGCAGGTGTCGATGATGCGGCGGTCTTTGGTGATGACGAGGTTGGGGAAGCGTTTGAGCAGCATGGGTTCGACGCCGTTGCTGACGTCGGAGGGCCAGAGGATAACTTCCACATTGGGGAGGTGTTTTTCGAGAATGGCGAGGACGCCAGGGGTGTGGCCGATGTCGCCGATGTTGACGGTTTGCCAGGAGGAGCGAAGGACGATGCGAGGTTTGCGGCCTTCGGCTTGGGCAGCGGCGATGGCGGGGATCGAAGCTAGGGCGGAGGTGAGAAAGTGGCGGCGCATCATAGGAAGGATAAAAGGCGAATGGATGAGTAAGGCTAGCGCGGGGAAGAAATGAGATTCCAGCGATGGGTGGTGACTTTGGCGTGGAACCAGCCGTTCTCGTCGGTGCGGCCGCTTTGGGTGAGGACTTTTCCTTTTTCGTTGTCGGCTTGAATCCATTGATCGTTGCCGAGATAGACGATGAGATGGGCCCCACCGCGGGTGATGGCGAGGTCGCCAGGAAGGAGATTGGTGTAGTCCATGGTCTTGATGGTTCCGCTGGTGCCAACGGGGGTGGTGCAGTTGCGATAACCCTTGGACAGGGCCAGGGCGCTGGCGTCGAACCACCAGTGTTGGAGAAAGGTCCGCAGGGCGTTGGAGTTGAGGTGGGAGAGGCCGTAGGTCAACAGAGCGTCGCGCAAGGCGCGGCGGGGGAGGCCGGAGCAATCGATGCCAAAGAAACTCTCGCCGCCCCACACGTAGCGAACGGATTCATATTTGGTGAGATTTCTGAGGTAGCTGGAGGTGAGTTGTTTGGTATCGACCGGGCGTGCTGGCAGGAGCAGGAGAACGGAGGGGATGACAGGGAGAAGCAGGAGGGTGAGACGCGCTGGACGACGGTTCCAGATGAGGTAGATCAAGCCCGACCAGAACGTCAGCAGCGCGGCAAGAAAGGCGAGTTTAAGCAGGGTGTTGCTGACGGGATTGAGCGTGAGGAGAACGACGGATGCCAGTGCGCCGATGGTGATGTAGAGAATCAGTCGGTGGAACATGACGGCGCGGCAATTTTCGCTGAGGACAAATGCCAGTAGAGCGAAAATCTTGGGCGCTGTCGATGGTGTATTGGCGCAATGCAAATGACCACCAGTTTGCAGGGCTCGATAGACGGGAGATTCAACTGTGGGTTTTGCTATGGAGGGCTGATGCTGAATCGAGCGATCACCGAGTCGTCTAATCCGAAGCCGCGGCTTTTCTGTATGCGGTGATCCACATGGCCCGCCAAGTTCCGTAGACAAAAAGGGCGAGACCGAGGTAAAACATGAAAGCAATCTCGGAACTTGCTTTTCCTGCGATTACAAACATGGCCCCCAGGACACAAGCAAGCACAGAGTTTCCATAGCCCACCTTTGTTTGCACTTTCAGCGCATTCTCCAATTTGGCGGTTGATCTCCGATTTGATTCGATGGACTGATGATAGGTTTCCATCGACATGATGATCTTTGAAACATCAGTTTCGCAGCGGCCTTTACATGCCAATCCTTTTCCTAAATCGACGAGATGTTCTTGTGAGACCGCTCTCAGGCAAGAGCGGCACAAACCGACGGCGTCTTGAGATGGATCGTAGAAACATTTCATGATCGTATGCCGGTCTTGTTCGGAAAGCCGGCCTGGAGTCCGGCGCTCCCAGGGGGGGAGTTAACTTACCACCAGGGTCTGGTCGCGGGAGGGGCCGATGCCGAGGAGGGTGACGGGGGCTCCGGCGAGTTCGCCGAGTCGGGCGAGGTAGGCTTTGGCTTTGTCGGGCAGGTCGGCATAGTCGGTTTTGCCGCTGAGGTCTTCCAACCAGCCTTCGTGCTCTTCGTAAATGGGTTTGCAACGCTCGATCTCGGCGATGGTGGAGGGAGGGTGGTTGATGATCTGGCCGTCGAGTTCATACGCGGTGCAGATGCGGATGGTCGGGAGGGTGTCGAGACCGTCGAGGTTGGTGATGGCGAGTTGATCGCAACCGTTGATCATCACGGCGTGGTGGATGAGAACGAGGTCGAGCCAGCCGCAGCGGCGCTCGCGTCCGGTGGTGGCGCCGTATTCGCGGCCCATGCCGTGGAGCATGTCGGAGATTTCCTGGCTTTCGGTGATGAAGGGTCCGCCGCCAACACGGGTGGTGTAGGCTTTGGCAACGCCGACAACGCAATCGATTTTGCGCGGGGAGACGCCGCTACCGGTGCAGGCACCGCCGGCGGTGGTGTTGGAGGAGGTGACGAAGGGATAGGTGCCGTGGTCGATGTCGAGGTAGCTGCCCTGGGCGCCTTCGAAGAGGATTTTCATGCCGTTGTCCAACGCGTGGTTGAGATAAACGACGGTGTTGGTGATGTGCGGCTGCAGACGGATGGCGGCGGCGGTGATTTTTTCAACGACTTCGGCGACGTTGACTTTTTCATAACCGGCGACTTCGAGTTCCTGGTTGTGCAGGGCGGCGCGCCATTCGATTTCGGCGGCGAGCTTGGAGGTGTCGCGCAGGTCGGTGATGCGCAGGCCCTGACGTTCGATTTTGTCGGCATAAGTAGGTCCGATGCCGCGTCCGGTGGTGCCGATGGCGTTCTCGCCACGACGGGTTTCGCGGGCTTTGTCGAGGGACTGGTGGTAGGGAAGCGTGAGATGGGCACGGTCGCTGATGAGCAAGTTTTCAGGCGTGATGTTGACGCCTTGTCCGCGCAGTTTGTCGATCTCGGCGAGCAGGCCGATGGGATCGATGACGACGCCGTTGCCAATGACACAAATCTTGTCGGGCCAGAGGATGCCGCTGGGGATGAGGTGGAGGATGTATTTGGTGTCGTTGTTGATGACGGTGTGGCCGGCGTTGCTGCCGCCTTGGGCGCGGGCGACGACGTCACTGCGCTCGGTGAGATAATCGACGATTTTTCCTTTGCCTTCGTCTCCCCACTGGAGACCGACGATGATGGTGTTTGACATGTGCTTTGGATGGAATGGTAACTGACTAACTGGGATGCCGTGGGAGCAAAGACAGACGTAGACGTGGTCAGGTCGCGATGTTCCACCCTGATAAACAGGCACGGAGGGGTGTCGTCAAGCCGATCGGGACGACGAATGAGGGTTTTGTGCTCGGCAGAGAGAGGTTAGGAGCCCATTTGCAGGATCATAACGACGCCGGCGATGCAGGAGACGATGCCGAGGATGCCGAGGATCATGAGGCCGCTGCCCGCTTGTTTTTTCTTCGCTTTGGGGCCAAAACCCTGGCGCATGTGGGCGGGGCAGGGGGTGGCTCCGAGACCGGTAATGGCGGCGGCGGAGTTGGTGACGGTGGCGGGTTCCCAGCCGCTGCCAGCGCTTTCGTTGGAGAAGTCGGGTTCAGAAGCGTCGTCTTCGTAGATGGAAGTGGGGGCTGGGGCAGAGCCTTCGTCGGCGGAGGCGGGAGCTGACGCTGGAGCGTCGCCTTCGTAAACGACGGGGCAGCTGCCGATACGGAATTCTTCGCCGTGGCTGAGGCTGGCTTTTTCAACGCGCTGGCCGTTGACGTGGGTGCCGTTGGTGGAGCCGAGATCATGGAAGTCGATGCCGTTGGGGGTCACAAAAATTTCGCCGTGGTAGCTGGAAACGGAGCCGTCGGGCACGACGAGGTCGTTGTCCTGGGCGCGACCGATGCGATAGCGTTCGGCTTCGAGTTCAAACTCAAGGGTCGAGCCGTCGGTGGTGTTGATTCTGATTTTTGGCATAACTGGGGACGTTTTTAGCAGTCGGGGGGTGGAGTGGCAAGAAAGATTCAAGATTCAAGATTCCAAGATCCAAGATTTTGAGGAGTGAGGGGCTTGAAGGTAGGCGGATGGAGGCGGCTGAGCACGGGCAGGTTGGTCGCACGATTGGTGGCGTTTTTTAACCGGCGCAACACGAAGTCCCCGGGTTTCAACGGTGGCCCATGGGAAATTGGGCAAGCGTCTGAGGCGCTTCGCGTCCGTGTTCTTGGCAAGATGCCAAGAACGACACGCAAGATGCGTATGCTCCCCAAATTCTCGCTATTTGCTGGACTCGATGAGGGAGGCGAATTCTTTGAAGAAGTAGCTGGCGTCGTTGGGGCCGGGGGCGGCTTCGGGGTGGTATTGGACGCTGAAGACGGGGAGGTCGCGATGGCGCAGGCCTTCGACGGTGCCGTCGTTCAAGTTGATGTGGCTGACTTCGAGATTGGAGGGGAGGGAGTCGGCATCGACGGCAAAACCGTGGTTTTGACTGGTGATGGTGACCTTGCCGGTGCGGACGTCCTGGACGGGCTGGTTGCCGCCGCGATGTCCGAATTTGAGTTTGAAGGTTTTGCCGCCAAAGGCGTGACCGAGCATTTGATGGCCGAGGCAGATGGCGAAGACGGGTTTTTGTTCGGCGAGTTTGCGGACTTCGGCGTGGATGTAGTCAAGGGCGCCGGGGTCGCCGGGGCCGTTGCTGAGGAAGATTCCGTCGGGTTTCAGGGCGAGGACTTCGTCGGCTTTGGTGGTGGCGGGGACGACGTGGACATCAAATCCTTCCTGGCGCAGGCGGCGCAGGATGTTGCGTTTAATGCCGAGGTCGTAGGCAACCACGCGGTGTTTGGTTTCGCCGAGAGCGTGGAAGACGCCTTCGGGTGGACCGCTGTGGCCCTGGCTGGGGTTGGGGATGTCCCAGAGACGGCTTTGTTGATTGGTTTCGTCCCACGCGTAGGGGTTGGCGGCGGTGACTTCCTTGACGAAGTCGCTGCCTTTCATCAATGGGCTGTTTTGGGCGAGCTGGATGGCGTCGGCGACGGTGCCTTCGCTGGTGATGACGGCGCGCATGGCCCCGAGGGTGCGCAGGTGTTTGGTGAGGGCGCGGGTGTCGATGCCCTGGATGCCAGGGATGTTCCAGCGTTTGAGGTAGTCGTCGAGGCTCTCGGTGCTGCGCCAGTTGCTGGGGACATTACAAAGTTCTTCGATGACAAAACCGCGCACATGCGGTTCGTCGCTTTCGTCGTCGAGGAGGTTGATGCCGTAGTTCCCGATCATCGGGTAGGTCATGGCGACGATCTGGCCGCGGTAGGAGGGGTCGGTGAGGACTTCCTGGTAACCGGTCATGGAGGTGTTGAAACAGATTTCCCCCGAGCCTGCCTGGGTGGAACCAAAGGCTTCTCCTTCAAAATAACGTCCGTCTTCCAGGGCGAGAATGGCTTTCTTCATCGTGCGGGGGGTTGATAATGGCAGTTGGGCGGGGTTGCAAGTGATGTTGTTGTTGCGGACGGTTTCAAGGGGTTCTGGCTGGAGAGGCACGTTGGAATTCGGGCAAAAGCTGCAGCGCGGTAGGAATGTTCAGTGCCCTCGATCTTGGCCGATGTTTTTTGTGATTTACCTGCCCTTCGAACCATGTCAGGATCGACGAACTGCGTATGAAGTCCGATTCGCCCATCATTTGCGGAGGAGGCTGGCGCACGCGGCAAAAATTTGGCAAGCCTCGAGCCCGGCGGTTTGGCTTTCTAACGCTGGTGTGGATGGGGATTTCGTTTGGGGCTTCCGCGCCGTTTTGGGAGGGATGGCCGGAGGAGGTTGGAGCGTTCGAATGGTTATGCGTGGCGCTGCTGGTGCCGCACACGGTATTTGCGGTGTTGGCGGTGGTGTTTTGGTTGACGGAGAAGCCGCAGGTGTTTGTTGAGGAGACCCCCAGCTTTGATCACGATATTCGGAAGTTGTATTGAGGAGGAGGTGGATCAAAGAGAAACGGAGACAATCCAGTGAGCGACGAAATGTATGTTTAAACCGATTGTGGAAAGACTAGCAGACTGGAATTTGAGTTTGATTTTGTGGCTTGCAATGATGATGGCTTGCGGTGCGGGGATCCTGGAGGCTGAAAAGAAAAACGTGATGAGTCCTGAAGATTTGGTGGTGGCCTATGAAAAGGCTCTGGCTTCACAGAAGTGGGAGGCGGTGGAACCGTTGATGGATTCGCGGTGCACGGTGACTTTTTCTGACGGCAGTGTGCATCGGGGAATCAAGGAGGTGGAGAAGGCTTTTCGTAGAAACTTCGCGCTGATTGAGGATGAGAAGTATGCCATTTCGGAGCTTCATTGGATGGTGAAGTCGGATGGGTTTGCGGTCTGCACGTTTGTTTTTGAGTGGTCGGGGCGGATGGAAGGGCAGGCGGTGGCAGGTTCGGGGCGGGGAACATGGTCGATGTTGAAGGATGGCGGAACGTGGAAACTGGTCGCGGAGCACCTTGGGCCGAAGGCGGAGGGGTGAGGTTGCCGTTTTTGTGTGGTCGATGCACGCTGGGTGCATGAGGCGTCCTTGCAGGACGCGGAGTGTAAGGACTTTACCCGGCACCTTGTGCCGGGCTGATATGAAGTGTCCTGTCAGGACACGGGGTGATCAAGGAATGAATCCCCGACTTGGGTTGAGCGCTTGATCTGGTGGCGGGTTCTCGGCAAGATGCCGAGGACGAATGGCGAGCGGGACGGGTAATCTCGCCTTCCAATTTAAACGATGGCTTTGATTTCGAGATTGCGGTTGGCTCGTTCGAGTTCGCGGACGCGATCAAGGAGATCAGGAAGGCGGCGGGAGGCGGCGACGCGGCGGCGTTCTTCGCCAGCGGTGGTGGCGGGGAAGCCCATGTAGGATTCGCGACCGGGTGGGAGGTCCTTGGTGACACCTGCACGACCGCCGATGGTGACCATGGAACCGACGTTGACGTGGCCCGCGATGCCGGCCTGGGCGGCGATGACGACGTAGTCGCCAATTTGGGCGCTGCCAGCAATGCCGGTGCCGGAGACGATGATGCAATGTTTGCCGATGACGACGTTGTGGGCGATCTGAACAAGGTTGTCGATTTTGGTGCCTTTGCCGATCCAGGTGCGGCCGAAGCGGGCGCGGTCGATGGTGGTGTTGGCACCGATTTCGACGTCGTCGTCGATCTGCACGATGCCGGACTGGCGGACTTTGCGGTGTTCGCCGTTGATGAATTCGTAGCCGAAACCGTCGGCACCGATGACGACGCCGGAGTGCAGGATGACTCGGGCCCCGAGGGTGCAGCCTTCCTGAATCGTGGCATTGGGAAAAAGCTGGGTGTTGTCGCCGATGGTGACGTTGCGACCGACGTAGCTACCTGCACCGATGCTGACATGGTTGCCGAGCTGAGTGCCTTCCTCAACGACGGCATTGGCACCGATGGAGACGCCGGTTTGGTCGGTGATGATGCCCTCGGCGACGACGGCGGAGGGATGGATGCCGACGGTGGCGGGGGTGGCGTGGAAGCCGAAGGCGTCGACAATTTTTTCAAAGGCAACGGAGGGGTCTTTAACGATGAGTCCGGAAACGTGGGGAGGGAGCGTGGTCCAGCCTTCAGGGATGAGGACGGCGCTGGCTTTGGTTTCGGCGAGCCAGCCGCGGTAGCGATGGTCGGAAAAGAAGCTGAGGTCGCCGCGACGGGCTTCGCGAAGCGATGCGAAACCGGTGATCATGGTGTCGTTGTCTCCAGGGAGGAGACGCGCAGTCACCATTTCGGCCAGTTCCAATACAGAAATATTCATGAACAGCCTTCGCATGGTTTTCTCGGAATGATACCTAAATGAACACGGCTGGCGTGATTGTCACCGTCGATTGGGTGGAGTGAAGCGTGTGTTTTGGCTGGCTATTCTGTCGAATGAGCGGACACTGCCCTTCATCGTTGAGCTTGGGATGCTGGATGATGTGGCTAATCAGGATCCCCCATGAATTATGCAACGATTTGTCTGTGACTGCGGTAATGTGCTTTTCTTTGAGAGCTCACGGTGTTTGCAATGTGGTGAAGAGGTGGGCTATGACCCGGATGCGCAGAAGATGGTGGTAATCCGGCCAGGTGGATGGGGTCAGCGCTGTGGAAACGGGGTGCAATATGGGATCTGCAACTGGGTGGTGCCTGCCAATGGGGCAGCGGCGGAGAAGGCGGCTCTGTGTTTTTCGTGTTCGCTGAATCGCAAGATTCCAAATTTGAAGGAGGAGCGCAATGTGCGCTTGTGGGGTCGGATGGAAGGCGCAAAACGGCGTTTGGTTTACTCGCTACTGCGGATGGGGATTCCATTAGCCTCCAAGGTGATGGATGCGCAGTCGGGTCTGGCTTTTGATATCGTGAGTGCGCAGGCGCAGCCGGGGGTGACGATGGGGCATTTAAATGGGGTGATCACGGTGAATTTGGACGAGGCGGACGATACGTATCGGCAGATCAATCGTGAGCAGTTGGGGGAGAGCACGCGCACGTTGCTGGGGCATTTCCGGCATGAGATTGGTCATTATTTCTGGCAGCGCTGGATGAGTGAAGCGGCTTGGGACGATCCGCAACGGTTGGCGTTTCGTGAACGTTTCGGGGATGAGTGGCGCGACTATGGGGCGGCGTTGAGCTGGCATTATCAGTTCGGAGCACCACAGGATTGGGCGGATCAGTTCATCAGTGGTTATGCGGCGTCACATCCCTGGGAGGATTGGGCGGAGACCTGGGCGCACTATTTGCAGATTTTGGAGGGCTCAGAGACGTTCGAGGGGTTGGGTTTGGAGACCAAGCGGATAGCGTTGCCGGTGGTGAATTTTCCGGTGGAGGCGGGTCAGTTGCCGAACAGTTTGCCGCAGGATGAAAAAGCGGATAAAGCGTTCGTGACGTGGTTGCAGGGCTGGGTGAGTTTGTCCACGGTGTTGAATGAAACTTCGCTGAGTCTTGGTCAGCCGGCGGTGTATCCGTTTGTGATTTCGACGAAGGTCGCGCAGAAGTTACGATTGGTGGATCACTTGGCGAAGGTGTGGGCTGCAGGCAAATAGATCGTCCTCGTCCTCCTACTCGTGCTTGAACTCGTCCTTGATTGCTGCGCAGACGTTCGCTTCATTTCTTTGATCGCCAACAAACCATGCTTGCGTTTTGATCAAGGCTCTTGGTAGTGTCGGTTTTATCCATCGCCGGAATGCTCACTGGCGGTTGGTGTCTGGCGGTTTCATTTTTACCCAGTTCTCACTCACCCATGCCCTTGCTCACGGATCGCAAGACGAAAACGCAATACGATGCCATCGTGGTCGGCTCTGGTGCCGGCGGTGGAATGGCGGCGCTGATTCTCACGCTCAACGGTGCGAAAGTGCTGATGATTGAGGCGGGTCGGAATTACGAACCGCAAACGGAGACGCCGATGTTCAATACGCCGGAGATGGCACCGTTGAGGGGGGATCGGACGCCGGACCGGTTTTTCGGTTATTACGATGCAACGATTGGCGGCTGGCAGGTGCCGGGAGAGCCTTACACGAACAAGGCGGGAACGGAGGGCAACTTCTGGTGGTGGCGGGCGCGGATGCTGGGTGGAAGGACGAATCACTGGGGGCGGATTTCGCTGCGATTTGGTGAGCACGATTTCAGGCCAAAGTCGCGTGATGGCTTGGGGGTGGACTGGCCAATGACGTATGAGGACATGGCGCCGTGGTATGATCGGGCGGAGAAGCTGGTCGGCATTTATGGCGAGGCGAACGGGATTGAGAACGCGCCGGATTCGCCGCCGGGGGTGTTGCAACCGCCGCCGAAACCGAAGGTGGGCGAGTTGCTGGCGAAGCGGGCGGGCAAGAAGCATGGGGTGCCGATTGTGGCAGCGCACCGCGCGGTGTTGTCGGTGCCGATGGATGGCAAGAAACTGGCGGGCGAGTTGTTTCCTGACAATCCCAAGGCGCAGGAGATCATGGCATTGGACATGAGCACGCGGGCCCCGTGTTTTTGGGCGACGAACTGCATTCGCGGATGTTCGA contains:
- the carA gene encoding glutamine-hydrolyzing carbamoyl-phosphate synthase small subunit — its product is MKKAILALEDGRYFEGEAFGSTQAGSGEICFNTSMTGYQEVLTDPSYRGQIVAMTYPMIGNYGINLLDDESDEPHVRGFVIEELCNVPSNWRSTESLDDYLKRWNIPGIQGIDTRALTKHLRTLGAMRAVITSEGTVADAIQLAQNSPLMKGSDFVKEVTAANPYAWDETNQQSRLWDIPNPSQGHSGPPEGVFHALGETKHRVVAYDLGIKRNILRRLRQEGFDVHVVPATTKADEVLALKPDGIFLSNGPGDPGALDYIHAEVRKLAEQKPVFAICLGHQMLGHAFGGKTFKLKFGHRGGNQPVQDVRTGKVTITSQNHGFAVDADSLPSNLEVSHINLNDGTVEGLRHRDLPVFSVQYHPEAAPGPNDASYFFKEFASLIESSK
- a CDS encoding YybH family protein yields the protein MSPEDLVVAYEKALASQKWEAVEPLMDSRCTVTFSDGSVHRGIKEVEKAFRRNFALIEDEKYAISELHWMVKSDGFAVCTFVFEWSGRMEGQAVAGSGRGTWSMLKDGGTWKLVAEHLGPKAEG
- the lpxD gene encoding UDP-3-O-(3-hydroxymyristoyl)glucosamine N-acyltransferase, coding for MNISVLELAEMVTARLLPGDNDTMITGFASLREARRGDLSFFSDHRYRGWLAETKASAVLIPEGWTTLPPHVSGLIVKDPSVAFEKIVDAFGFHATPATVGIHPSAVVAEGIITDQTGVSIGANAVVEEGTQLGNHVSIGAGSYVGRNVTIGDNTQLFPNATIQEGCTLGARVILHSGVVIGADGFGYEFINGEHRKVRQSGIVQIDDDVEIGANTTIDRARFGRTWIGKGTKIDNLVQIAHNVVIGKHCIIVSGTGIAGSAQIGDYVVIAAQAGIAGHVNVGSMVTIGGRAGVTKDLPPGRESYMGFPATTAGEERRRVAASRRLPDLLDRVRELERANRNLEIKAIV
- a CDS encoding zinc-binding metallopeptidase family protein: MQRFVCDCGNVLFFESSRCLQCGEEVGYDPDAQKMVVIRPGGWGQRCGNGVQYGICNWVVPANGAAAEKAALCFSCSLNRKIPNLKEERNVRLWGRMEGAKRRLVYSLLRMGIPLASKVMDAQSGLAFDIVSAQAQPGVTMGHLNGVITVNLDEADDTYRQINREQLGESTRTLLGHFRHEIGHYFWQRWMSEAAWDDPQRLAFRERFGDEWRDYGAALSWHYQFGAPQDWADQFISGYAASHPWEDWAETWAHYLQILEGSETFEGLGLETKRIALPVVNFPVEAGQLPNSLPQDEKADKAFVTWLQGWVSLSTVLNETSLSLGQPAVYPFVISTKVAQKLRLVDHLAKVWAAGK